A window of the Diceros bicornis minor isolate mBicDic1 chromosome 30, mDicBic1.mat.cur, whole genome shotgun sequence genome harbors these coding sequences:
- the LOC131394453 gene encoding olfactory receptor 7G2-like — translation MGPRNKTDVSEFLLMRLTEDPELKTILFSLFLSMYLVTVLGNLLIVLAVISDSHLHTPMYFFLSNLSFTDICLSTTTIPKILVNIQKQNQGITYAGCISQICFVLTFVCWENFLLAVMAYDRYVAICHPLRYRVIMNPRLCGLLILLSLFISIVDALLNSLMVLRLSFCTDLEIPLFFCEVVQLIKLACSDTLINNVLIYFAANVFAGVPLSGIIFSYIQIVSSILRMSSSGRKYKAFSTCGSHLSVVTLFYGTAFGVYISSAVTNSSRKMAVASMMYTVVTSMMNPFIYSLRNRDMKGSLRKLIGRIPSFL, via the coding sequence ATGGGACCCAGAAACAAAACAGACGTTTCAGAATTTCTTCTCATGAGACTGACAGAGGATCCAGAACTGAAGACCATACTCTTCAGCCTGTTCCTGTCCATGTACCTCGTCACCGTCCTGGGAAACCTGCTCATTGTCCTGGCTGTCATCTCTgactcccacctccacacacccatgtatttctttctctccaaTCTTTCCTTTACTGACATCTGTTTAAGCACAACCACAATCCCAAAGATCCTGGTGAACATCCAAAAACAGAATCAGGGCATCACTTATGCAGGCTGCATCAGCCAGATCTGCTTTGTcctgacttttgtttgttgggaaaaTTTTCTCCTTGCCGtaatggcctatgaccgctatgtggccatttgCCATCCACTGAGGTACAGAGTTATCATGAACCCCCGACTCTGTGGACTGCTGATTCTACTCTCCTTGTTCATTAGTATTGTGGATGCCTTGCTCAACAGTCTGATGGTGTTGCGACTGTCCTTCTGCACAGACCTGGAAATCCCTCTTTTCTTCTGTGAAGTTGTTCAGCTCATCAAGCTTGCATGTTCTGATACCCTCATCAATAATGTTCTGATATATTTTGCTGCTAATGTATTTGCTGGTGTTCCACTTTCTGGAATAATTTTCTCTTATATTCAAATTGTTTCCTCTATCTTGAGAATGTCATCATCAGGGAGAAAGTATAAAGCTTTTTCCACTTGTGGGTCTCACCTCTCAGTTGTTACCTTGTTCTATGGGACAGCTTTTGGAGTGTATATTAGTTCTGCAGTGACAAACTCTTCCAGGAAGATGGCAGTGGCTTCAATGATGTACACTGTGGTCACTTCCATGATGAATCCCTTTATTTACAGCCTGAGGAACAGGGACATGAAGGGATCCTTGAGGAAACTCATTGGTAGGATACCTTCTTTCCTGTGA
- the LOC131394458 gene encoding olfactory receptor 7G1-like: MEVTESPELQSLVFSLFLSMYLVTILGNLLIILVVSSDTHLHTPMYFFLSNLSFIDICLSTTTIPKILRNVQAQNQSISYTGCLTQVCFVLAFATLDSCLLSVMAYDRYVAICHPLRYMVIMNPHLCGLLILLSLFISIMDALLHSLMVLRLSFCTDLEIPLFFCEIVQLTKLACSDTLINNILIYFASSIFGGIPVCGIIFSYFQIVSSVLRMPTLGGKFKAFSTCGSHLAVVSLFYGTAFGVYFSSSLTNSSRITAVVSMMYTIFPQMMNPFIYSLRNRDMKGALRTLISI, from the coding sequence ATGGAAGTGACAGAGAGTCCAGAACTGCAatcacttgttttcagcctgtTCCTGTCCATGTACCTGGTCACCATCCTAGGAAACCTGCTCATCATCCTGGTTGTCAGCTCTGACACCCACCTGCACACCCCcatgtatttctttctctccaaTCTGTCCTTTATTGACATCTGTTTAAGCACAACCACTATCCCAAAGATCCTGAGGAACGTCCAAGCTCAGAATCAGAGCATCAGTTATACAGGCTGCCTCACACAGGTCTGCTTTGTCCTGGCTTTTGCAACTTTGGATAGTTGTCTTCTTTCAGTAATGGCCtatgatcgctatgtggccatTTGTCACCCACTAAGGTACATGGTCATCATGAACCCCCACCTCTGCGGACTGCTGATTCTTCTCTCCCTGTTTATTAGCATTATGGATGCCCTCCTCCACAGTCTGATGGTGTTGCGACTGTCCTTCTGCACAGACCTGGAAATCCCCCTCTTCTTCTGTGAAATTGTTCAGCTCACCAAGCTTGCATGTTCTGATACCCTCATCAATAACATTCTGATATATTTTGCATCCAGCATATTTGGTGGCATTCCTGTGTGTGGaatcattttctcttattttcaaatAGTCTCCTCTGTTTTGAGAATGCCAACACTTGGTGGAAAGTTTAAAGCTTTTTCCACCTGTGGGTCTCACCTTGCAGTTGTATCCTTATTCTATGGGACAGCTTTTGGCGTGTACTTTAGTTCTTCTCTTACTAACTCTTCCAGAATCACTGCAGTGGTTTCAATGATGTATACTATTTTCCCTCAAATGATGAACCCCTTCATCTATAGCCTGAGGAACAGGGACATGAAGGGAGCCCTGAGGACACTCATCAGTATCTAG
- the LOC131394454 gene encoding olfactory receptor 7G1-like, whose product MNSRNETHVSNFLLMEVTEDPELQSLFFSLFLSMYAVTVLGNVLIILAVSSDSHLHTPMYFFLSNLSVNDICLSTTTIPKMLVNIQTQNQSISYPGCLTQVCFLLVFASLESCLLAAMAYDRYVAICHPLRYTVIMNSRFCVLLILLPLVFIIMDALLHSLMVLRLFFCTNVKIPLFFCEVVQLIKLACSDTLINNILMYFATSVFGGIPVCGIIFSYIQIASSVLRIPSAGGKYKAFSTCGSHLSVMSLFYGTGIGNNISSALTNSSRNTAVVSMMYTLVPQMMNPFIYSLRNRDMKGALRKLISRTPSLQ is encoded by the coding sequence ATGAATTCCAGAAACGAAACACATGTTTCAAATTTCCTTCTCATGGAAGTAACAGAGGATCCGGAACTGCAGTCCCTCTTTTTCAGCCTGTTCCTGTCCATGTATGCAGTCACCGTCCTGGGGAACGTGCTCATCATCCTGGCTGTCAGCTCTGACTCCCATCTGCACACCCCcatgtatttctttctctccaaCCTGTCTGTTAATGACATCTGTTTAAGCACAACCACGATCCCAAAGATGCTGGTGAACATCCAAACACAGAATCAGAGCATCAGTTATCCAGGCTGCCTTACACAGGTCTGCTTTCTCCTGGTTTTTGCCAGTCTGGAAAGTTGTCTTCTTGCAgcaatggcctatgaccgctatgtggccatttgTCACCCACTGAGGTACACAGTCATTATGAACTCCCGCTTCTGTGTGCTGCTGATTCTACTCCCTCTGGTTTTTATCATTATGGATGCCCTGCTCCACAGTCTGATGGTGTTGCGACTGTTCTTCTGCACAAATGTGAAAATCCCCCTCTTCTTCTGTGAAGTTGTTCAGCTCATCAAGCTTGCGTGTTCTGATACCCTTATCAATAACATCCTGATGTATTTTGCAACTAGTGTATTTGGTGGTATTCCTGTGTGTGGAATCATTTTCTCTTACATTCAAATAGCCTCCTCTGTTTTGAGAATACCATCAGCGGGTGGAAAGTATAAAGCTTTTTCCACCTGTGGGTCTCACCTCTCAGTTATGTCCTTATTTTATGGGACAGGCATTGGAAATAACATTAGTTCTGCTCTCACAAACTCTTCTAGAAACACTGCAGTGGTTTCAATGATGTACACTCTTGTCCCTCAAATGATGAACCCTTTCATCTATAGCCTGAGGAACAGGGACATGAAGGGAGCCTTGAGGAAACTCATCAGTAGGACACCTTCTCTTCAGTGA